The sequence CTGTCCAGCAAGAACCTAGCCTTATAGATAGAGATGAAATTATTAGAAAAAATCGGCCGAAATTTGCTGCCATCAAAGCTTTGAACCTACCGGTTGGCCAATATGCAATAACAGGTAGTGGAGCTCTCGGTATTCGGAATTTAAGAACTATAGGTGATATAGATATTATTGTAACCTCAGACCTCTGGAATCTCCTTGAAAAGAGATATGGGGTTACCGATGAAAATAATGTCAAAAAGATAGTTTTCCCAGGAGAAATTGTCGAGGCACTTGGCGAAAATTCATTTTATGTCGAAAAAAAAGATAAGGATGCCCCGACGATAAACGCTCGTATTGCAAACGCTGAAATTATAGAGGAATTACCTTTTGAATCACTTGAACACGTCCTCTATTATAAGCGTAGGATGGGCAGAGAGAAGGATAAGCAAGACATAATAATGATTGAAATGCTCCAGAATAATAAACAACTCAACTAATAAGCATGCATAACCTTTATCAAAAAAATTCTATTTACATTGTGGCAAGCATCCATAGCTTTATCACTTGTAAAGAAGGTACTCTTGAATGACAAATGCACCCGTGCAGATCATTTACTTAAATGGACCATCGAGTAGCGGCAAGACCACTCTTGCCAAAGCTTTGCAGCATGCATTGGAAGAGCCATTTTTGCATGTCGGAATTGATAAAATTATTGGATGGATGCCGGAAAAAGTCAATGATTGGACAGGAGGAGAAGCCTTGCTCGGATATAGCTGGAAAAAGAGTGAGGATGCAACCGGTAATCCCATCCAAGAATTACAAGCGGGGCCCTATGCTCAAAAGATAGGCAAAACATTACAAGAAGTAGTCCTCGTACTTGCCAAAATGGGTCATCACATTGTTATTGATGACGTCTCTTTCGGCAAACAGCAAGTTGACGAATGGAAGAAAACCCTAAAAGACTTCCGAGTTTTATGGGTTGGAGTAAATGCACCCCTTCCTGTCTTAGAACAAAGAGAAAAAGAACGAGGTAATCGTATTCTAGGCTCAGCAAGGGGACAGTTCAATAAAGTGCATGTTGATGCCATTTATGACGTGGAGATAAATACGCATGAAGCAAGTGTTAGCGAAAATACTGAGAAAATTAAGTCTCTGGCCTTATGTCCTCCCAATCTCCTAGAGCCTGCGGCACAAGGAAAATGAAAAATCCTCTTTCATAAGCCACTAAAGAAAATAAGAATACAATCCAAAGTTTCGGTAGCTTTCACATTCATAAAACGCCAAAGATTGTGGCTTTTTATCTACAAGGTCTACGACCAGTACCGACAATTGCACGTTTAGGACTCCCCCATTTTGCCTCCTTTTAGAAAAGGTTACTAAGCATCACGGGAATTAGTTATTTATATGCAAATAAATTATTTAAATTAAATATAATAACTATTTATTTAATTAAAAGATAAAAATTTTAGATAATATTTATTATTTTCCCTTACAAAGAAGTAATAATAGTATGTTTGAACGTTTAATCCCCAATGCAGCTGCTAGCTACCAAATAAGTGGTCCCCACCAGCAAAGTTCGGTCGCAACTACAATGGGATTTAAACTAGATATAGGAAGCGATATTACAAATTCATATGGTAATCATTCAGTGTGCAAACTGAATATCATGGGTTATATTCCAATCGTAAGTACTTTTTCTGGTGCTTATAGGACTTTCATTGGTTTAGCTTATTTTATTAAGAGTGCGGTTTGTCGTATTTTTGATACAGCAAACCGTGCGCAGCATCGAGAAGTTCTAAAAATTGCTGCAGCTAATATGGGTCACGGCTTATTGGAAATAGTACCTGTTATAGGTAATCTCTTTGTCTTAAATATTGATACTAGCAGAATGATGCACCGCTGGTCAGACCACGGGCATCCATATGGAGATTCGAATACAATCCCTATTTTTCCCGCAATAGATTATGTGGGCTCTATCTTTATAGTAGGCACCGTGGTAAATCTTGCCCGCGCTTTATTTTTTACAACCCATGTATTAGTTAATGCACCTCTTGCAATGACTGGTAACAAAAAGTCCTGCCAAGCGGTTAAGCTCGGACTAACTCACGTAGCCATTGGAGTTTTTGAAAGTATTCCAATTGTTGGAAGTATATCTTCATGTATGCGCCATACTCTGATTTTATAATTACCCACTCTAAGGAGTTTAATCAGATACTTTGGCTTTGAATCGCTGAAATTCCCTTTGAGAAATTCGATCCACATATGCAGGGGTTTATACAGAAAATAGGTCATCAAATGAATTTAACGATAGGCCATAGGATAGATGCAGCCAAATGAACTTACCTATTCATTTGCTAAACACTAGCATTAACCGAGAGTTCACACACTTATTACCTAAGTTTTGGATTTATCTAATTGGCCAGCAATAAGATAAATCAAATCGACATCAATAGATGTTTGCCATAGAAAACGCATTCAAAGAAATAAAGTTTTCAAGGGACTCGCTAAGCGCGGGAAAACAACTGCTGGCTGGTTTTACGGATTTAAATTACATCTCATTATCAATGAAAAAGGTGAAATTTTATTTTTTCAGGTAACTCCTGGCAATATAGTTGATGTGACTGTTGCTGAAACTTTATCTAACGGTTAATGATCAACTGAAAAATATCTCGCAGATAGAACATACACGCTATAGAAGCGCTGCAAATTTTCTGATTAATCTTTTAGCTGGGATAAGTGTCTATACTCACCAGTCTAAAAAACCTTCTATTAAATTAGCCCACGAAGATCGATTGTTTTTAACGGCTGCGTAAAAAATCCCCACTCGGGTTACTAATTGGCTTAAATTTCAACCAACTTATCCGCATTGTTCTCAGCCAGGAAATAATAATTGGGGCTCTCATGTTAGAATACTGATGCCTCACTTTTCAACAGCGCATCGCACATATTCTAGGTCAAAAAAATTATCCCATCAACCTAGGTGGTTTAGTTAATTTTTGGGGAGCCTTATATATCAAAGAAGAGTTTTTGGAAGAACATTGATTTGAAAGCTTCCTAAAAACTCAATAACTGGTTGCTAGCTAGCGATATTATTCTTGTATTGGAACTCCATATAAATGATTCCAATACTCTATAAAGACTTCAGACTGGTCTGAAGTCATAGGTTCAACGATAACAAAACTCTCATCACTACGCGTAAATGAAGATTGCGACCAGTTTGCTGAACCATTGACCAGAATATTATGATCGATACACATCAGCTTATTATGCATGAAGCTTAGTTTGGGGTTGACTTTAACCTCTATTCCAGCTGACAAAAGTGTAAGGAAGTTTCCTCCAAAATCAGGAGCCACTACCTGTACTTTAATACCTCTTTTGTGGGCCTGGATCACGGCATTAGCTAAATCATTATTTGTCCAAACCATCATGGCAATATGTATGCTTGTATTTGCTTGATTAATTTTCTCAATCAGAATCTGTTTGGATTGATCATTGATTGACTTCTCTATTTTTTTTGGTGGAAAACCATCATGGGGCAAAAGACAAAAATAAATTTCTTGGTTCAGAAGAGAAATAGGCAATGGGCCATGCTCGGACCTATATGAGTTTTTACGAAATACATCTGCTTCGTGATTTAAATATTGTGCCAGCTCTGCTGACACAAATCGAACCATTAAGTTTTCTTGAGTCTCATAAGCAGATTTTGTAAAATTTGCAGATCCTATCCAGATTTCTTTTTCGTCTATAACCAAAATCTTATGGTGAAGATGGCCCTCACCGGTGGCTCTTGTTACAATTTCAATGCTTGGAACTCGATGGCTCATAATTTCGCCCAAATGATCTCTATCGATAACCACAGTAACCTTTAGCCCCTCATTCGCTTTCTGATTAAGCGCTGCGATAATCTCCGAATCTGACAAACTA comes from Chlamydiales bacterium STE3 and encodes:
- a CDS encoding putative cardiolipin synthetase (Product derived from UniProtKB/Trembl:D6YVH7;EC number derived from UniProtKB/Trembl:D6YVH7), yielding MLRVRLSIFSLLATLVCCLGSIEATVAADAKLYHTKDKKHLSVSIKESILHAEKSILIFAFSLSDSEIIAALNQKANEGLKVTVVIDRDHLGEIMSHRVPSIEIVTRATGEGHLHHKILVIDEKEIWIGSANFTKSAYETQENLMVRFVSAELAQYLNHEADVFRKNSYRSEHGPLPISLLNQEIYFCLLPHDGFPPKKIEKSINDQSKQILIEKINQANTSIHIAMMVWTNNDLANAVIQAHKRGIKVQVVAPDFGGNFLTLLSAGIEVKVNPKLSFMHNKLMCIDHNILVNGSANWSQSSFTRSDESFVIVEPMTSDQSEVFIEYWNHLYGVPIQE
- a CDS encoding Chloramphenicol 3-O phosphotransferase (Product derived from UniProtKB/Swiss-Prot:Q56148;EC number derived from UniProtKB/Swiss-Prot:Q56148), translating into MTNAPVQIIYLNGPSSSGKTTLAKALQHALEEPFLHVGIDKIIGWMPEKVNDWTGGEALLGYSWKKSEDATGNPIQELQAGPYAQKIGKTLQEVVLVLAKMGHHIVIDDVSFGKQQVDEWKKTLKDFRVLWVGVNAPLPVLEQREKERGNRILGSARGQFNKVHVDAIYDVEINTHEASVSENTEKIKSLALCPPNLLEPAAQGK